One genomic window of Caldivirga maquilingensis IC-167 includes the following:
- a CDS encoding methyltransferase — protein MIGYFPNFTYTPSDDTYQTLNVTLTLLKLRSRYDYFIEVGSGSGYIIINVARSFNSFKRLIATDVNCTAVRETIKHAEDEGLHIDAVCCNLTDCLRSLNNSLIVFNTPYLTCSDDELNSGDPAYVSICRNYRGDVLVDLLNVIKTGCCEFILTISGDGLEYLISLIRSIRPLYFIDLLFNSHMFFEDTVTVHLTPEIKPPQS, from the coding sequence ATGATAGGCTACTTCCCAAACTTCACCTATACTCCATCAGACGACACTTATCAAACACTTAACGTCACCCTAACCCTACTTAAATTAAGGAGTAGGTATGATTACTTCATTGAGGTGGGTAGTGGTTCAGGCTACATAATAATTAACGTAGCAAGGAGTTTTAATTCATTCAAGAGGTTAATAGCCACTGATGTTAACTGCACCGCGGTTAGGGAGACGATTAAGCATGCTGAGGATGAGGGTCTTCATATTGATGCAGTCTGCTGCAACCTTACCGACTGCTTAAGGAGTCTTAATAACTCGTTAATAGTGTTCAATACACCATACTTAACTTGCAGTGATGATGAGTTAAACAGCGGTGACCCAGCTTACGTGTCCATCTGCAGGAATTACAGGGGTGATGTTTTAGTAGACTTACTTAACGTTATTAAGACTGGCTGCTGTGAATTCATCCTCACCATTAGTGGTGATGGGTTAGAGTACTTAATATCATTAATCAGGAGTATTAGGCCACTGTACTTCATTGACCTACTCTTCAATAGTCATATGTTTTTTGAGGATACTGTAACAGTGCATTTAACGCCTGAAATTAAGCCACCTCAATCATAA